The following are encoded in a window of Rosa chinensis cultivar Old Blush chromosome 4, RchiOBHm-V2, whole genome shotgun sequence genomic DNA:
- the LOC112200945 gene encoding uncharacterized protein LOC112200945 has protein sequence MGNWVGKERGVHPVDEDEGLHGVGSNSLMRIKLRMTKRELKELMAQVDMTNGGDKSEELGGLILKECLEGRLCARVVAVAADEDSDPKVSKYVKGWILSTSSEEEEHHHLL, from the coding sequence atgGGGAATTGGGTTGGGAAGGAAAGGGGTGTTCACCCagttgatgaagatgaaggacTACATGGAGTTGGATCAAACAGTCTGATGAGAATTAAGCTGCGGATGACTAAAAGAGAGCTCAAAGAGTTGATGGCGCAGGTAGACATGACCAACGGCGGCGATAAATCGGAGGAGCTAGGCGGCTTGATCCTGAAAGAATGCTTGGAAGGTAGGCTCTGTGCTCGTGTTGTCGCTGTTGCTGCTGATGAAGATAGTGATCCAAAGGTATCAAAATATGTGAAGGGTTGGATCTTGAGCACCagttcagaagaagaagagcaccATCATCTGTTGTAA